One genomic window of Sphingobacterium oryzagri includes the following:
- a CDS encoding saccharopine dehydrogenase NADP-binding domain-containing protein — MMDTRHKIIVVGGYGAVGQYICEMLHRHPHVEIVVAGRDLAKATSCANRLSGARARLFDIHTADYSAIQDAALLILCVESKNNKLAAYCLSAGIHYLDITASSALIDAIERLNKPDFLAKSLALVSVGLAPGLSNLLAKHSVNRHLQSDWVAIDIMLGLGEKHGRAAFNWTFDHMHSRYIIQQDQQAVQVRSFTAPRAVILDQKRRFFLFNFSDQHMLAKLWPAKNIKTRLAFDAVLVTELLYLARQVGLTRILRIKRVQAFLYFLFHRFTIGSDRFIVRASCGIDKRELYRATFAGNSEGKATAAVAAELALQMLHSKQTGVLHINEFISDVPGFIQNVADYDPSFSCTL, encoded by the coding sequence ATGATGGATACCAGACATAAAATTATTGTTGTAGGAGGCTATGGCGCCGTCGGTCAATACATTTGCGAAATGCTACATCGGCATCCGCACGTAGAAATTGTGGTAGCAGGGCGAGATCTTGCAAAGGCCACCAGTTGTGCAAACCGATTATCAGGTGCCCGTGCACGCTTGTTTGATATTCACACTGCAGATTACAGCGCTATCCAGGATGCCGCGCTCCTGATCTTATGCGTAGAAAGCAAAAACAACAAACTGGCAGCTTACTGCCTTTCTGCTGGCATACACTACCTGGATATCACCGCCAGCAGCGCATTGATCGATGCGATTGAGCGATTGAACAAACCCGACTTTCTTGCAAAATCACTAGCATTGGTTAGCGTCGGCCTGGCGCCCGGACTGAGTAATCTGCTGGCAAAGCATAGTGTAAATCGGCATTTACAGAGCGACTGGGTTGCTATAGATATTATGTTGGGATTGGGCGAGAAGCACGGTCGTGCGGCATTTAATTGGACTTTTGACCATATGCATAGCCGCTACATCATCCAGCAAGATCAGCAAGCTGTGCAGGTACGCTCATTCACCGCGCCGCGAGCTGTAATTCTAGATCAAAAGCGTCGATTTTTTCTTTTTAACTTCTCCGATCAGCACATGCTAGCCAAACTTTGGCCTGCTAAAAACATCAAAACAAGGCTGGCCTTTGATGCTGTCTTGGTAACTGAATTGCTTTACCTCGCACGCCAAGTTGGGTTAACCAGGATCCTTCGAATTAAACGGGTGCAAGCTTTCCTATATTTCTTGTTTCATCGGTTTACGATCGGTAGCGATCGCTTTATCGTTCGGGCCAGTTGCGGGATCGATAAACGGGAACTTTATCGGGCAACTTTCGCTGGAAATTCAGAAGGCAAAGCCACCGCGGCTGTTGCTGCGGAACTTGCCTTGCAGATGTTACACAGCAAGCAAACGGGCGTATTGCATATAAACGAATTTATTTCGGATGTGCCTGGTTTTATCCAAAATGTAGCAGATTACGACCCTTCTTTCTCTTGTACGCTTTAA
- a CDS encoding helix-turn-helix transcriptional regulator, whose translation MSTNKAALIRYKTIDHCLRQTHRKWTLSDLIERVSDALYEFEGIHSGVSKRTIQSDIQVMRSNKLGYQAPIVVLKRKYYTYEDANYSISNSPLTPYDMEKMKEAVDILKHLNGFAHFEEMSDMIVRLESNMAKQEPEAAPSIQLESNNLLKGLHWISQLHRAIREKIPLLITYQSFKSAQAIEAVYYPYLLKEYRNRWFLIAKPKKGSSLLTLALDRISDVAEMAKSDFRPYEGVSFDRYYADTIGVSKSERDRGQRVILKVDARNTPYIETKPLHSSQVILDKDAQGNSTIRLDVVLNFELEREILGFGECIEVLSPIRFRNRIASRLARAQRQYASPASDNKPSARLVDSKKQSLHTDKEL comes from the coding sequence ATGTCTACAAACAAAGCTGCCTTAATACGCTACAAAACAATCGATCACTGCCTGCGTCAAACGCATAGAAAATGGACATTATCCGATCTCATTGAACGGGTATCGGATGCACTTTACGAGTTTGAAGGTATTCACAGCGGCGTAAGTAAGCGTACCATTCAAAGCGACATCCAGGTGATGCGCAGTAACAAGCTGGGATATCAAGCGCCAATTGTGGTTTTAAAGCGCAAATATTACACGTATGAAGATGCAAACTATTCTATCAGCAACTCGCCATTGACGCCATATGATATGGAAAAAATGAAAGAGGCTGTCGATATTCTCAAGCATCTTAATGGTTTTGCCCATTTTGAAGAAATGAGCGATATGATTGTGCGTTTAGAAAGCAATATGGCTAAACAAGAACCGGAAGCGGCGCCCAGTATCCAGCTAGAAAGTAACAATCTCTTAAAAGGACTACATTGGATCAGCCAGCTACATCGTGCCATCCGCGAAAAAATCCCCTTACTCATCACCTATCAATCGTTTAAATCTGCACAAGCGATCGAGGCCGTGTATTATCCATATTTATTAAAAGAATATCGTAATCGATGGTTTCTCATTGCTAAGCCGAAAAAAGGGAGCAGCTTGCTGACCTTAGCCTTAGACCGCATCAGCGATGTTGCTGAAATGGCTAAATCAGATTTTAGACCTTACGAAGGGGTAAGTTTTGATCGGTATTACGCCGATACCATCGGCGTCAGCAAGTCGGAACGCGACCGTGGCCAACGCGTTATTTTGAAAGTTGATGCACGAAATACGCCTTACATAGAAACCAAGCCGCTTCATAGCTCCCAAGTAATCTTGGACAAAGATGCGCAAGGTAACAGCACTATTCGCCTCGATGTTGTTTTAAATTTTGAACTCGAGCGTGAAATTTTAGGCTTTGGCGAGTGTATTGAAGTGTTGTCGCCTATCCGATTTCGTAATAGAATTGCTTCCCGCCTAGCACGCGCGCAGCGTCAATACGCAAGTCCGGCCAGTGACAACAAGCCCAGCGCCCGCTTAGTCGATTCTAAAAAACAAAGTCTTCACACCGATAAGGAGTTGTAG
- a CDS encoding slipin family protein, producing MKRVNIATNQVGFVIKNNMVQRVLTVGKYWLGFGEKLELHDMGKQFQSVYDIDVLLQTAGFADTVHVVEVPDAHICLVFVNANFVKVLAAGRYIFWKSLSNYRFMMQDISTIAISPAVERNLLERAELAGFVRQYKLEPAERGLLFVDGVFKEVLEAGIYTWWKNAINIAVSKIDIRVLSIDINGQEMLTKDKAQVRVNFFVRYQVVDIMRALLENKEHERQLYTLMQLLLRSYIGQWTLDEIMEKKDDINRFIGAEAAVQAARLGLEIHFCGMKDLILPGDVRDIMNQVLVAEKRAQANIITRREETASTRSLLNTAKLMEDNSMLFKLKEMEYVEKISEKISTISLSGNGQVIDQLKQLFSKS from the coding sequence ATGAAAAGAGTAAATATAGCCACAAACCAAGTGGGGTTTGTCATAAAAAATAATATGGTGCAACGGGTATTGACCGTAGGAAAGTATTGGTTGGGCTTTGGTGAAAAATTGGAGCTGCACGATATGGGGAAACAATTTCAGTCTGTTTACGATATCGACGTGCTATTGCAAACTGCAGGCTTTGCAGATACAGTACACGTGGTTGAAGTGCCAGATGCTCATATATGCTTAGTATTTGTCAACGCAAATTTTGTGAAAGTATTGGCCGCGGGACGTTATATTTTTTGGAAGAGTTTAAGTAATTACCGCTTTATGATGCAAGATATTTCCACGATAGCGATATCGCCAGCTGTGGAAAGGAATTTGTTGGAACGAGCAGAATTGGCTGGATTTGTAAGGCAATACAAGCTTGAACCGGCAGAAAGAGGATTACTATTTGTCGATGGTGTATTTAAAGAAGTACTGGAGGCTGGCATATATACTTGGTGGAAAAATGCGATCAACATCGCCGTCAGCAAAATTGATATACGCGTATTATCGATCGATATAAACGGACAGGAGATGTTGACGAAAGATAAAGCGCAGGTGCGGGTAAACTTTTTCGTGCGCTATCAGGTAGTTGATATCATGCGGGCCTTGCTGGAAAATAAGGAACACGAGCGGCAATTGTATACGTTAATGCAATTACTGCTGCGTAGTTACATCGGACAATGGACGCTGGACGAGATCATGGAGAAGAAAGATGATATAAACCGTTTTATCGGCGCGGAAGCGGCCGTGCAAGCTGCAAGGCTGGGTTTAGAAATACATTTTTGCGGAATGAAAGACTTGATTTTGCCTGGTGATGTGCGAGATATCATGAATCAGGTGTTAGTCGCTGAAAAGCGGGCACAGGCAAATATCATCACCCGACGCGAAGAGACAGCATCTACACGAAGCTTGCTGAACACGGCAAAGCTGATGGAAGATAACAGTATGCTGTTTAAACTAAAAGAAATGGAGTACGTAGAGAAAATCTCGGAAAAGATTAGTACCATTTCACTGTCGGGTAATGGACAGGTCATCGATCAGTTGAAACAACTTTTTAGTAAAAGTTAG
- a CDS encoding DEAD/DEAH box helicase — protein MKFTEFGFSATLEEGLDSMGFVEATPIQTQAIPVILKQHDLIACAQTGTGKTASYLLPVLNRIADNPQEKVNTLILVPTRELALQIDQQIMGFGYFTGATSICVYGGGDGIGYEQQKRAIREGVNIIVATPGRLLAHMSSGKFDFTSLEHLILDEADRMLDMGFHDDIMRIISYLPKKRQSLLFSATMPPKIRTLAKKILHEPSEINVAISKPSEGIDQQAYLVYDDHKIALIKSILENPLYESVIIFASKKDLVKRLTRELVKIGIVAEGFHSDLEQRQREEVMHRFKAKRLRVLVGTDVISRGIDIVGISLVVNFDVPPDPEDYVHRIGRTARAATTGTAITFINDKDQNKFGRIERLIEKEVPKKTLPEGFPAGPVYELRAKSKRRPVNNNNRKKKFAKAGKPNTPSAPSAPSV, from the coding sequence TTGAAATTTACTGAATTTGGCTTCTCGGCCACATTGGAAGAAGGCTTGGACAGCATGGGTTTTGTCGAAGCTACACCTATACAAACGCAGGCTATTCCTGTCATTCTTAAGCAGCACGACTTAATTGCCTGTGCCCAAACCGGGACGGGTAAAACCGCCTCTTATCTTTTACCGGTATTAAACAGGATCGCGGACAATCCGCAGGAAAAGGTAAATACCCTTATTTTGGTGCCTACACGCGAACTTGCGCTACAGATCGATCAACAGATTATGGGCTTTGGTTATTTTACCGGAGCAACCTCTATCTGTGTTTACGGTGGTGGCGACGGCATTGGCTATGAGCAGCAGAAACGCGCTATACGCGAAGGTGTGAATATTATTGTGGCTACGCCTGGCCGTTTGCTGGCACATATGTCTTCAGGCAAATTTGACTTTACGTCGCTCGAACATCTTATCCTGGATGAAGCCGATCGCATGTTAGATATGGGGTTTCATGACGACATCATGCGTATCATCAGCTATTTGCCTAAAAAACGCCAAAGTTTGCTTTTCTCGGCAACGATGCCACCCAAGATTAGGACGCTGGCAAAGAAAATTCTCCATGAACCTTCCGAAATAAACGTAGCGATCTCTAAACCGAGCGAAGGTATCGATCAGCAAGCTTACCTGGTCTACGACGATCATAAAATAGCGCTTATCAAATCTATTTTGGAAAATCCGCTGTATGAAAGTGTTATTATTTTTGCTTCAAAAAAGGATTTGGTCAAGCGTTTGACAAGGGAATTGGTGAAGATTGGTATTGTGGCTGAAGGCTTTCACTCTGATCTGGAGCAGCGGCAACGGGAAGAAGTGATGCACCGTTTTAAGGCGAAGCGCTTACGCGTATTGGTCGGCACAGATGTGATCTCCCGCGGTATTGATATTGTCGGCATCAGTTTGGTCGTCAACTTTGATGTGCCGCCAGATCCGGAAGACTACGTACACCGTATCGGACGGACCGCACGCGCCGCAACCACCGGAACGGCCATTACATTTATCAACGATAAAGATCAAAATAAATTTGGCCGAATAGAACGCCTGATTGAAAAAGAGGTTCCTAAAAAGACGCTTCCAGAAGGTTTTCCGGCAGGGCCTGTTTACGAATTGCGAGCAAAAAGTAAGCGGAGACCAGTCAATAATAACAACAGAAAGAAAAAGTTTGCAAAAGCAGGTAAGCCCAATACACCAAGCGCTCCGAGTGCGCCATCGGTCTAA
- a CDS encoding RtcB family protein: MENKRINGNDLLALGYAENTALGVALKLNKMRLGYTREQMMTHFAAVLANPDAYINDRVFKSLALELLKQDELEASYIPLKTADVTYPIYGEEHIEQGAKQQMDIAMALPVSVAGALMADAHQGYGLPIGGVLATNNAIIPYGVGVDIGCRMALSIFDLPANYLSVNKDKLEKIILQTTKFGAGQGFKPGERTNHAVLEQDTFQLNGLLRSLKDKAWAQLGTSGGGNHFVEFGVMTLDKADAALGIPAGAYLALLTHSGSRGLGATIADHYTKLAKELCKLPYKAQNLAYLDLKTAEGQEYWLAMNLAGDYAAACHEVIHTKVFKELGGERLAKVENHHNFAWKEILNGEEVIVHRKGATPAGKGVMGIIPGSMASPGFLVRGKGDVAAINSASHGAGRLMSRTQAIKTLSATTLKAMLDDQGISLIGAGMDEAPMAYKDIHTVMAAQRDLVDVVATFSPKIVRMADDGSRED; this comes from the coding sequence ATGGAAAATAAACGAATTAACGGAAACGATCTATTAGCTTTAGGTTATGCAGAAAATACTGCATTGGGCGTGGCCTTAAAACTTAATAAAATGCGATTAGGATATACGCGCGAGCAAATGATGACACACTTTGCCGCTGTGTTGGCCAATCCGGATGCTTACATAAATGATCGCGTTTTTAAATCTTTGGCCCTTGAGTTACTAAAGCAAGACGAATTGGAGGCGAGTTATATCCCGCTGAAAACGGCAGACGTCACATACCCTATTTATGGTGAAGAGCATATTGAACAAGGCGCCAAACAGCAAATGGATATCGCGATGGCCTTGCCGGTTTCTGTCGCGGGCGCGTTGATGGCCGATGCGCACCAAGGCTATGGTTTGCCGATAGGCGGCGTACTGGCGACAAATAACGCCATTATTCCCTACGGTGTGGGGGTCGACATCGGCTGTCGTATGGCTTTGTCCATTTTTGATTTGCCAGCCAATTACCTCTCCGTAAATAAGGATAAGCTTGAAAAAATAATCTTGCAAACGACGAAGTTTGGAGCAGGACAGGGGTTTAAGCCCGGAGAACGGACGAATCATGCGGTATTGGAGCAGGACACTTTTCAGCTGAATGGTTTATTACGATCGTTAAAAGACAAGGCTTGGGCGCAATTAGGTACTTCGGGTGGCGGAAACCACTTTGTAGAATTTGGCGTAATGACGTTGGACAAAGCCGATGCGGCACTTGGTATACCGGCTGGCGCATATTTGGCTTTGCTTACGCATTCAGGGTCACGAGGTTTGGGAGCAACAATAGCAGATCACTACACAAAATTAGCAAAGGAACTTTGTAAGTTGCCTTATAAAGCACAAAACTTGGCTTATCTGGATCTGAAAACCGCTGAAGGACAAGAATATTGGCTGGCGATGAACTTGGCTGGCGATTATGCTGCTGCCTGCCACGAGGTCATTCATACGAAAGTGTTTAAAGAACTTGGCGGGGAGCGCTTAGCCAAAGTAGAAAACCACCATAATTTTGCATGGAAGGAAATACTAAACGGAGAAGAAGTGATTGTGCATCGAAAGGGTGCCACACCAGCCGGAAAAGGCGTCATGGGCATTATTCCAGGATCGATGGCTTCGCCCGGCTTTTTGGTGCGTGGTAAAGGTGATGTGGCGGCGATAAATTCGGCTTCGCATGGTGCCGGACGTTTAATGAGTAGAACACAAGCTATCAAAACGCTTTCGGCAACTACATTGAAAGCCATGTTGGACGATCAGGGGATTAGCTTAATTGGCGCAGGTATGGATGAAGCACCGATGGCGTATAAAGATATCCATACGGTGATGGCAGCACAACGTGACCTGGTTGACGTCGTTGCTACATTCTCACCGAAAATAGTTCGTATGGCAGACGACGGCAGTAGAGAAGATTAG
- a CDS encoding glutaminase, whose translation MNTPVPEYLADLLQNCKAAQGGKLADYIPELAAADPNKLAVALTTLDGLVYSAGDDDYEFTIQSISKAFVYAYVIEALGREAVLEKVGVEPSGEAFNEISLDQTSDQVKPKNPMINSGAITVHSMIPTTDNTDRAEIIRQFFSKLAGRELAFDMAIYQSEKDTAFRNLSIGYSLRNLNILESDPIEVVGSYVKQCSIKVSVKDLVNMIGVLVNGGVLPQTGERIFSHLTVRQVLTVMTTCGMYNAAGDWLAAVGIPAKSGVSGGIIGVLPGQVGLAVFAPKLDRYGNSVRGIDIMQQMSNDMGLHLLEGIPSSRAIVNDEDITAVKPDVRVYKLNGVLQFAEAERLLRKLQADDHRDNTIIFDLSHISLINKVGQRMLLDGIDRLRADGHDVALVDPEHILPRAKTKLNFEPKVYENLADFDN comes from the coding sequence ATGAATACACCCGTTCCTGAATACCTTGCCGATTTGCTTCAGAATTGTAAAGCTGCTCAAGGCGGCAAGTTGGCAGATTACATCCCAGAATTGGCTGCTGCTGATCCAAACAAACTAGCCGTAGCATTAACCACTTTAGACGGTTTAGTCTACAGCGCTGGTGACGACGACTATGAATTCACTATTCAGTCTATTTCAAAAGCATTTGTTTATGCCTACGTTATTGAAGCGCTTGGTCGGGAAGCGGTATTAGAAAAGGTAGGCGTCGAACCGTCTGGTGAAGCTTTTAATGAAATCTCACTGGATCAAACGTCAGATCAGGTCAAGCCCAAAAACCCCATGATTAATTCGGGTGCGATTACGGTACATTCCATGATTCCAACTACCGACAACACCGACAGGGCAGAAATCATTCGCCAGTTTTTCAGTAAACTTGCGGGCCGCGAATTAGCTTTCGATATGGCGATCTACCAATCAGAAAAGGATACTGCCTTTCGAAATTTATCCATCGGCTATTCGTTACGAAACTTGAACATTTTGGAAAGTGATCCGATCGAGGTTGTGGGAAGCTACGTGAAGCAATGTTCTATAAAAGTAAGTGTTAAAGATCTGGTTAATATGATTGGTGTGTTGGTCAATGGTGGTGTTCTACCGCAAACAGGCGAGCGCATATTTAGTCATTTAACCGTGCGGCAGGTGTTGACGGTAATGACTACCTGTGGCATGTACAATGCTGCTGGTGACTGGCTTGCTGCTGTCGGAATTCCTGCCAAAAGTGGCGTATCTGGCGGTATTATCGGTGTACTACCCGGTCAGGTAGGACTCGCCGTCTTTGCGCCGAAGTTGGATCGGTATGGAAATAGTGTGCGAGGTATCGATATTATGCAGCAAATGTCGAACGATATGGGTCTGCACCTGCTGGAAGGCATTCCTTCATCGCGCGCTATCGTCAATGATGAAGATATTACAGCGGTTAAACCCGACGTAAGGGTCTATAAATTGAATGGCGTGTTACAGTTTGCAGAAGCCGAACGGCTACTTCGTAAGCTGCAAGCGGACGATCACCGTGACAACACGATTATATTTGATTTAAGTCATATCTCACTGATTAATAAAGTGGGCCAACGAATGCTGTTGGACGGCATTGACCGGTTGCGAGCAGACGGACATGATGTGGCCTTGGTAGATCCTGAACATATTTTACCTCGTGCAAAAACAAAACTAAACTTCGAACCGAAAGTTTATGAGAATTTAGCTGATTTCGACAATTAG
- a CDS encoding mechanosensitive ion channel family protein: MTTHLTDMAMKMPAWTWNMVVILFSILLGILIKAALVPLVRKQSQNEASYSVVRSIIRHFKKILSVFIPLIVFNSLLPFTRFNADTLAVVTKITEILFVGCFGVLIIRIIRVFEDYLYHRFDISKENNLRERKIRTQIVFIRKLLVSFIILVALAIILLSFENMRKIGAGLLTGVGIGGIIIGFAAQKSLGNLLAGFQIAFTQPIRMDDVLIVEGEWGRVEEINLTYVVVAIWDKRRLVLPINYFIEKPFQNWTRTTAEILGTVFIYTDFTVPIDKLRNKLTELLEGSPLWDRQVNVLHVTDLKEHTMEIRCLMSCRNSGQAFELRCHVREEMIKYVSEHFPGSLSQTRVSLSDKQQQGFPEGFPA, translated from the coding sequence ATGACAACACATTTAACCGACATGGCCATGAAAATGCCAGCTTGGACATGGAATATGGTCGTTATTTTATTTTCCATTCTATTAGGTATCCTAATTAAGGCAGCTCTGGTGCCACTGGTACGCAAACAATCGCAAAACGAAGCCTCTTATTCGGTTGTTCGCTCCATCATCCGGCATTTTAAAAAAATATTGAGCGTGTTTATTCCGTTGATCGTTTTTAATTCGCTACTTCCGTTTACACGTTTTAATGCCGATACACTTGCCGTGGTCACGAAGATCACGGAGATATTATTTGTTGGTTGCTTCGGCGTACTTATCATTCGGATTATTCGGGTTTTTGAAGATTATCTGTATCATCGCTTCGATATTTCGAAAGAAAACAACCTGCGCGAGCGCAAAATACGCACCCAAATTGTCTTTATTCGTAAGCTGTTAGTCAGTTTTATTATTCTTGTTGCGTTAGCGATTATCTTATTAAGTTTCGAAAACATGCGCAAGATCGGTGCTGGACTCTTAACCGGTGTCGGGATTGGCGGTATTATCATCGGTTTTGCGGCACAAAAGTCGCTTGGAAATTTACTGGCCGGCTTCCAAATCGCTTTTACGCAGCCTATTCGCATGGACGATGTCCTCATTGTTGAGGGCGAGTGGGGCCGTGTTGAAGAAATCAACCTGACCTACGTAGTCGTTGCGATCTGGGATAAGCGGCGACTGGTGTTACCCATCAATTACTTTATCGAAAAGCCTTTCCAAAACTGGACGCGCACCACAGCAGAAATACTCGGCACCGTGTTTATTTACACGGATTTCACCGTGCCTATTGATAAGCTAAGAAACAAACTTACCGAGCTACTGGAAGGCAGCCCATTATGGGATCGGCAGGTCAATGTGCTTCACGTTACCGATCTTAAAGAACATACAATGGAAATTCGTTGCTTGATGAGCTGTCGAAACTCCGGACAAGCATTTGAGCTGCGTTGCCATGTGCGCGAAGAGATGATTAAATATGTCAGTGAGCACTTTCCAGGTAGCCTGTCGCAGACGCGCGTTAGCTTATCTGACAAGCAGCAACAAGGATTTCCTGAAGGATTTCCAGCTTAA
- a CDS encoding aldehyde dehydrogenase family protein — translation MNPYTVIHEIKRIYEAQVGSRAHYKQKDARWRQDILRKLAQEIDRNQDKVINALAKDFRKSAVEAEVTELMPVQMELKEAIRKLPQWMKDRSVKRSWKLFSIKPYLHYEPKGNSLIITPWNYPFQLPMSHLIASIAAGNTIMLKLSEFSPHINAVIRIIVQAVFEEEQVFIVEGAKEETTFLLGLRFDQIHFTGSPSVGKIVMQAAGKFLSDITLELGGKSPAIVGPKVHLQEVIRNIIWAKFVNAGQTCIAPDYLLIDIAYQDKVAQLFKTEIRRAFGDQPELSPDFARIINDKQFDRLVQALTEAVEEGATTWVGGDVRAEERFIAPTVITDLKPTTKLLQEEIFGPILPVVFYSSIEEALQIIQEKEKPLALYVFSRQQSFVDQVIKHTSSGSVCVNDAMVQVMHPYLPFGGVNNSGIGQSFGWYGFRAFSHERAVADVKLMPLSKFFWFPYTDKTKRMLRWFRRLMT, via the coding sequence ATGAACCCATATACAGTTATTCACGAGATCAAACGGATCTACGAAGCGCAAGTAGGTAGCCGAGCGCACTACAAGCAGAAGGATGCACGTTGGCGTCAGGACATTTTGCGTAAACTCGCGCAGGAAATAGATCGGAACCAAGATAAGGTGATCAATGCGCTGGCGAAAGATTTCAGAAAAAGTGCCGTTGAGGCGGAGGTGACAGAGCTGATGCCGGTGCAGATGGAGTTGAAAGAAGCGATACGCAAGCTACCACAGTGGATGAAAGATCGTAGCGTGAAAAGATCATGGAAATTGTTTTCCATAAAGCCTTACCTACATTACGAACCAAAAGGAAATAGCCTGATCATTACACCCTGGAATTATCCGTTTCAATTGCCGATGTCACATTTGATCGCTAGCATCGCTGCCGGAAATACCATCATGTTGAAACTGTCGGAGTTCTCGCCGCATATCAATGCCGTAATCCGAATAATTGTCCAGGCGGTTTTTGAAGAAGAGCAGGTTTTTATTGTAGAAGGTGCAAAAGAGGAAACAACGTTTTTGCTAGGATTGCGGTTTGACCAAATACATTTCACTGGCTCGCCCAGCGTCGGCAAAATTGTGATGCAGGCCGCAGGCAAATTTTTGAGCGATATCACGTTGGAATTGGGAGGGAAGTCGCCGGCTATTGTCGGACCAAAAGTCCATTTGCAAGAAGTTATTCGGAATATAATTTGGGCGAAATTTGTCAATGCCGGACAAACCTGTATTGCGCCAGATTATCTGTTGATTGATATCGCTTATCAGGATAAGGTTGCGCAGCTTTTTAAAACGGAAATCCGCCGTGCTTTTGGAGATCAACCAGAACTATCGCCCGATTTTGCACGGATAATCAACGATAAGCAGTTTGATCGCTTGGTGCAAGCATTAACCGAGGCTGTTGAAGAGGGCGCAACCACCTGGGTAGGTGGCGATGTGCGTGCAGAAGAACGTTTTATTGCACCCACCGTAATAACCGATCTAAAACCAACCACTAAACTGTTGCAGGAAGAAATATTTGGCCCGATTTTACCCGTCGTGTTTTACAGCAGTATAGAAGAGGCTTTACAGATTATCCAAGAAAAGGAAAAACCGTTGGCTTTATATGTATTCAGTCGACAACAGTCATTTGTCGACCAAGTGATAAAACATACAAGCTCCGGAAGTGTCTGTGTCAATGACGCGATGGTACAAGTGATGCATCCGTATTTGCCTTTTGGTGGGGTAAACAATTCCGGAATTGGGCAGTCGTTTGGTTGGTATGGCTTTCGCGCGTTCTCCCATGAAAGAGCCGTTGCTGATGTAAAGCTGATGCCCTTGTCAAAATTTTTCTGGTTTCCTTATACCGATAAGACAAAACGAATGCTGCGGTGGTTTCGCCGCCTAATGACTTAA
- a CDS encoding M23 family metallopeptidase produces the protein MRYLPIFILFIFLLQACQRIRPLLQRTERGKYESSFRKDDSLFNRWKSAHDQAMAAPLTIALPYQATLQIADVAASALVYQIAVKQGQRLVAELSTLSDSSRIFLEFFDGHAFSNKKLLAERSDLSNEVNWSANRDDSVRVSLQPLLHDSAVYHLKIYAQPAYHFPVLGKDNRAIQSFWGADRDGGARRHEGIDIFATRGTPVLAVADGHVGFAGERGRLGGKQVWLQEKELGFRIYYAHLDSTSVYTGDAVALGDTLGFVGNTGNAAGGPPHLHFGVYGSGGAVDPLNFVKKITVPSGRTYSFNMKQIRVTKNTQLRQGPDVTYPARLQLQAGEDIKVLARTGNWWHVMARDSIPGFVFQ, from the coding sequence ATGAGGTATCTCCCTATTTTCATCTTATTCATCTTCTTACTTCAAGCTTGTCAGCGCATACGTCCTTTGCTGCAACGCACTGAACGTGGTAAATACGAGAGCAGCTTCCGAAAGGATGACAGCCTTTTTAACCGATGGAAATCCGCACACGATCAGGCAATGGCCGCCCCGTTGACAATCGCCTTGCCCTATCAAGCTACGCTGCAAATTGCTGATGTAGCTGCTTCAGCGCTCGTATATCAAATAGCCGTTAAACAAGGACAACGATTGGTAGCGGAGTTAAGTACGCTTTCAGACAGCAGCCGCATTTTCCTAGAATTCTTCGATGGGCATGCTTTTTCTAATAAAAAGTTACTGGCTGAGCGGTCTGATCTATCCAATGAAGTAAACTGGTCGGCTAATCGAGATGACAGTGTGCGCGTTAGTCTACAGCCTTTACTGCATGATTCAGCCGTCTACCATCTAAAAATTTACGCCCAACCGGCGTATCATTTTCCGGTTTTGGGCAAAGATAACCGAGCGATTCAAAGTTTTTGGGGAGCAGATCGCGATGGCGGTGCGCGGCGGCACGAGGGTATAGATATTTTTGCAACGCGCGGCACGCCAGTGCTCGCTGTAGCCGATGGGCACGTAGGCTTTGCAGGCGAAAGAGGCCGCCTGGGCGGAAAACAAGTCTGGCTACAGGAAAAGGAATTGGGATTTCGAATATACTACGCACATCTGGACAGTACATCTGTCTATACCGGTGATGCTGTAGCGCTTGGCGACACACTGGGATTCGTGGGAAATACCGGAAATGCAGCGGGCGGACCACCGCACTTGCATTTCGGCGTATATGGAAGCGGTGGTGCAGTGGATCCGCTAAATTTTGTCAAGAAAATTACTGTCCCATCAGGTCGCACGTATAGCTTCAACATGAAGCAGATCCGCGTAACAAAAAACACCCAACTACGTCAAGGTCCAGACGTTACATACCCTGCCCGCTTGCAGCTGCAGGCAGGCGAGGACATTAAAGTCTTAGCCAGAACAGGCAATTGGTGGCATGTAATGGCAAGAGATAGCATACCAGGATTTGTTTTTCAGTAG